A stretch of the Halomonas sp. BDJS001 genome encodes the following:
- a CDS encoding malic enzyme-like NAD(P)-binding protein — MTDANKQAALDYHAKPIPGKLSVELTKPTATARDLALAYSPGVAEPVIEIARDAENAYRYTGKGNLVAVITDGSAILGLGNLGPLASKPVMEGKGVLFKCFAGINSVDIEVDAESPQAFIDTVARIADTWGGINLEDIKAPECFEIEKALIERCSIPVFHDDQHGTAIVTAAGMLNALDIAGKKIEDVKIVCMGAGAAAIACMRLLVSCGASKENLVMLDRRGVIHTDREGINEYKAEFARDTEMRTLDDAIDNADVFIGLSGPGLLSAEQVKKMAPDPVIFACTNPDPEIHPDVAREARPDVIMATGRSDFPNQVNNVLGFPFIFRGALDVRATRINEEMKLAAVHALKDLAREPVPQEVLDAYERTEMSFGREYIIPTPVDIRLLARVTSAVAQAAVDSGVARKPFPAHYPLQSINDVYGG, encoded by the coding sequence ATGACGGATGCAAATAAGCAGGCTGCTTTGGATTATCACGCGAAACCGATTCCCGGTAAGCTTTCGGTGGAGTTGACCAAACCCACCGCGACGGCGAGGGATTTGGCACTGGCGTATAGTCCGGGCGTGGCTGAGCCAGTGATTGAAATCGCCCGGGATGCGGAAAATGCCTACCGCTATACCGGCAAGGGCAATCTGGTCGCCGTGATTACCGATGGCAGCGCTATTCTGGGGTTGGGTAATCTGGGCCCGTTGGCGAGCAAGCCGGTGATGGAAGGCAAAGGCGTGCTATTCAAGTGCTTTGCTGGCATCAACTCAGTGGATATCGAAGTGGATGCGGAGAGCCCCCAGGCGTTTATCGATACCGTGGCGCGGATTGCCGATACCTGGGGCGGCATCAATCTTGAAGATATCAAGGCGCCGGAGTGTTTTGAAATCGAGAAAGCGCTGATCGAGCGCTGCAGTATCCCGGTATTTCACGATGATCAGCACGGCACCGCGATTGTCACGGCGGCTGGGATGCTGAACGCGTTGGATATTGCTGGCAAAAAAATCGAAGACGTTAAGATTGTTTGCATGGGCGCTGGTGCGGCGGCGATTGCCTGTATGCGCCTGCTGGTCTCCTGTGGTGCAAGTAAAGAAAACCTTGTAATGCTGGATCGGCGTGGCGTTATTCATACTGATCGCGAAGGTATCAATGAGTATAAAGCTGAATTCGCCCGCGATACCGAGATGCGTACCTTAGATGATGCTATCGATAACGCTGACGTCTTTATCGGCCTGTCAGGTCCGGGGCTGCTCTCTGCTGAGCAGGTTAAGAAAATGGCGCCAGATCCGGTGATTTTTGCCTGCACTAACCCAGATCCGGAAATTCACCCTGACGTGGCCCGCGAAGCGCGCCCTGATGTCATTATGGCGACCGGCCGTTCGGACTTCCCGAACCAGGTCAACAACGTGCTGGGTTTCCCGTTTATCTTCCGCGGCGCTTTGGATGTTCGAGCCACGCGCATTAACGAAGAGATGAAGCTGGCAGCAGTACATGCCCTGAAAGATCTGGCCCGTGAGCCGGTACCCCAGGAAGTGTTGGACGCCTACGAGCGCACCGAGATGAGCTTTGGTCGCGAGTACATCATCCCCACGCCTGTCGATATTCGCCTGCTGGCGCGGGTTACCTCGGCGGTTGCCCAAGCCGCGGTTGATTCTGGCGTAGCGCGTAAGCCATTTCCAGCGCACTACCCGCTGCAGTCAATTAATGACGTTTACGGCGGCTGA
- the purL gene encoding phosphoribosylformylglycinamidine synthase has product MLELRGAPALSAFRHARLLTVLRERVPEVEALSAHYVHFIDVHAHDHREELDDAARERLAQLLDYVPSHSSQSNDEVPARAQRFLVVPRLGTQSPWSSKATDIAHNCGLRQVSRIERGIDYRVGFTTMPNEEGLNALAALLHDRMTETVLADASDAAKLFAQHDPAPLGSVDILEGGRDALAAANQALGLALAEDEIDYLVDAFNELGRNPSDVELMMFAQANSEHCRHKIFNADWVIDGEPQSHSLFKMIKNTFASSPDNVLSAYSDNAAVIKGSQAGRFFATPLTGADNERALYAAHQEPIHILMKVETHNHPTAIAPFPGAATGSGGEIRDEGATGIGGKPKAGLSGYTVSNLRIPEFVQPWEAFDYGKPERMQSALNIMLDGPIGGAAFNNEFGRPNLTGYFRTYEQESLNEGGIERRGFHKPIMLAGGYGNIRAHHVQKGDIPVGGKLIVMGGPAMLIGLGGGAASSMSSGTSSADLDFASVQRENPEIERRAQEVIDRCWALGDHNPIRFIHDVGAGGLSNALPELVKDGNRGGLFDLRAVPNAEPGMSPLEIWCNEAQERYVLAVAPEDLDTFDALCKRERCPYAVVGEALEAHHLEVRDGHFDSKPVDLPMSVLFGKAPKMQREFERHDPELSGVMLDNLDLREALDRVLRLPTVASKSFLITIGDRSITGQVARDQMVGPWQVPVADVAVTTASFDTHTGEAMAMGERPPVALINPAASARLAVAEAITNLAAAPIAKLSDIKLSANWMSAADHPGENQALYDAVYAVGMEMCPALGIAIPVGKDSMSMRTSWVDEKEEGEHEDKSVTSPLSLVVTGFAPVTDALATLTPQINLDQDESDLILIDLGNGQNRLGGSALAQVYGQVGNDCPDVDDPEDIKAFFEVIQGLNRDGKLLAYHDRSDGGLLVTLLEMAFAAHAGLEIKLDWMIDEPVEALNALFSEELGAVIQVNREHTEEVLAQFAVAGIETCGVIARPRYDDQVRVTLFEEPLLETTRQLTQRTWTETSYRMQALRDNPECAKNEYDNLLDSRDPGLSATPTFDINDDISAPFINTTRPAMAVLREQGVNGQVEMAWAFDKAGFDAVDVHMSDILEGRVSLEAFKGLVACGGFSYGDVLGAGGGWAKSVLFNERARAQFAAFFAREDSFSLGVCNGCQMLSQLKSLIPGAENWPTFVRNESEQFEARVSMVRVEKSPSILLAGMEGSQLPIAVAHGEGQAAFRDSAHLRSMQSSNQIALRYIDNYGQATTRYPANPNGSPAGITGLTTPDGRVTIMMPHPERVARAVTNSWRPAEWTEDGAWLRLFRNARVWLS; this is encoded by the coding sequence ATGCTCGAACTGCGAGGCGCGCCCGCCCTTTCTGCCTTCCGTCATGCTCGGCTGTTAACGGTGCTGCGTGAACGTGTTCCCGAGGTGGAGGCGCTGTCTGCCCACTATGTTCATTTTATTGATGTTCACGCCCATGACCACCGCGAGGAGCTGGATGACGCTGCCCGCGAACGTTTGGCGCAACTATTGGACTACGTGCCGAGCCATAGCTCCCAATCGAACGACGAGGTTCCTGCGCGTGCCCAGCGTTTTTTGGTGGTGCCGCGCCTAGGCACCCAATCGCCCTGGTCGTCAAAAGCCACTGATATTGCCCACAACTGTGGCTTGCGCCAAGTTAGCCGCATTGAGCGCGGCATCGATTATCGGGTCGGCTTTACCACCATGCCGAATGAAGAGGGGTTGAACGCGCTGGCGGCTCTGCTGCACGACCGTATGACCGAAACTGTGCTGGCCGATGCTTCGGACGCCGCCAAGCTGTTTGCCCAACACGACCCGGCGCCACTGGGCAGTGTGGATATTCTTGAGGGTGGCCGGGATGCGCTGGCAGCCGCCAATCAGGCGCTGGGGTTGGCGCTGGCCGAAGATGAAATCGACTACCTTGTCGATGCTTTCAATGAGCTGGGGCGTAACCCCAGCGACGTTGAGCTGATGATGTTTGCCCAGGCCAACTCTGAGCACTGCCGTCACAAAATCTTCAACGCCGATTGGGTGATCGATGGCGAGCCGCAGAGCCACTCGCTGTTTAAGATGATCAAAAACACCTTTGCATCCTCGCCTGACAATGTCCTCTCGGCTTACAGCGACAATGCCGCCGTGATCAAGGGCAGTCAGGCCGGGCGTTTCTTTGCTACGCCGCTGACGGGCGCTGACAACGAGCGCGCGCTCTACGCCGCTCATCAGGAGCCCATCCATATCCTGATGAAGGTAGAGACTCATAACCACCCCACCGCGATCGCCCCTTTTCCAGGTGCGGCGACCGGCTCCGGTGGTGAAATCCGTGACGAAGGTGCCACCGGCATTGGCGGCAAGCCTAAAGCGGGCCTTTCAGGCTATACCGTTTCCAATCTACGAATCCCTGAATTCGTGCAGCCCTGGGAGGCGTTTGATTACGGCAAGCCCGAGCGCATGCAGTCGGCACTCAATATTATGCTCGATGGCCCCATCGGTGGCGCTGCGTTCAATAATGAGTTTGGTCGCCCCAATTTAACCGGCTACTTCCGCACCTACGAGCAGGAGTCGCTTAACGAGGGCGGCATTGAGCGTCGCGGCTTCCATAAGCCGATTATGCTTGCCGGCGGTTACGGCAATATTCGCGCCCACCATGTTCAGAAGGGCGATATCCCTGTCGGCGGCAAGCTGATTGTGATGGGCGGCCCGGCGATGTTGATTGGCCTGGGCGGCGGGGCAGCCTCCAGCATGTCATCCGGCACCTCCAGCGCCGATTTGGATTTTGCCTCGGTACAGCGTGAGAACCCGGAAATTGAGCGCCGTGCTCAAGAGGTGATCGACCGCTGCTGGGCGCTGGGCGACCACAACCCGATCCGCTTTATCCACGATGTGGGCGCCGGTGGGCTCTCCAACGCGCTGCCGGAGCTGGTTAAAGATGGCAACCGCGGCGGCCTATTTGATCTGCGCGCGGTGCCGAATGCCGAGCCGGGCATGAGCCCACTGGAAATCTGGTGTAACGAGGCGCAAGAGCGCTACGTGCTCGCTGTTGCGCCTGAAGATTTAGACACCTTTGATGCCCTCTGCAAGCGCGAGCGTTGCCCCTATGCGGTGGTCGGTGAAGCGCTGGAAGCACACCACCTTGAAGTACGCGACGGCCACTTTGATAGTAAGCCGGTTGACCTACCGATGAGTGTGCTGTTTGGCAAAGCGCCCAAAATGCAGCGCGAATTCGAGCGTCACGACCCGGAGCTTTCCGGGGTAATGCTCGATAACCTCGACTTGCGCGAAGCGCTGGATCGGGTGCTGCGCTTGCCGACCGTGGCCTCAAAAAGTTTCCTCATCACCATTGGTGACCGCTCGATTACCGGCCAGGTGGCTCGCGATCAAATGGTGGGCCCCTGGCAGGTGCCGGTGGCCGATGTGGCGGTGACCACGGCCAGCTTTGATACCCACACGGGTGAAGCCATGGCCATGGGGGAGCGCCCCCCGGTGGCGCTAATCAATCCTGCTGCCAGCGCCCGCTTGGCGGTTGCCGAAGCGATTACCAATCTAGCGGCAGCGCCGATTGCCAAGCTTAGCGATATCAAGCTCTCTGCTAACTGGATGAGCGCGGCTGACCACCCTGGGGAAAACCAGGCGTTGTATGACGCTGTGTATGCGGTGGGTATGGAGATGTGCCCGGCGCTAGGCATTGCCATCCCAGTGGGCAAAGACTCCATGTCGATGCGCACCTCCTGGGTCGATGAGAAAGAGGAGGGCGAACATGAAGACAAAAGCGTCACCTCACCGCTCTCGCTGGTAGTCACCGGCTTTGCCCCGGTGACGGATGCATTGGCGACGCTAACGCCACAGATCAATCTGGATCAGGATGAGTCGGATCTGATTTTGATCGACCTGGGCAATGGTCAGAATCGCTTGGGCGGCTCCGCCTTGGCACAGGTGTACGGTCAAGTGGGCAACGACTGCCCCGATGTGGATGACCCGGAAGATATCAAAGCGTTCTTCGAAGTCATTCAGGGTCTGAACCGTGACGGCAAGCTGCTGGCCTATCACGATCGTAGCGATGGCGGCCTGCTGGTCACGCTGCTGGAAATGGCCTTTGCCGCCCACGCCGGGCTTGAGATCAAGCTCGACTGGATGATCGACGAGCCAGTGGAGGCGTTGAACGCGCTATTCTCTGAAGAGCTGGGTGCGGTGATTCAGGTCAATCGGGAACACACTGAAGAAGTGTTGGCGCAGTTTGCCGTGGCGGGTATCGAAACCTGCGGCGTTATCGCTCGCCCGCGTTACGATGACCAGGTGCGCGTTACACTGTTTGAAGAGCCTTTGTTGGAAACCACTCGCCAGCTTACCCAGCGTACCTGGACAGAAACCAGTTACCGGATGCAGGCGCTGCGCGACAACCCCGAATGCGCCAAGAACGAATACGACAATCTGCTCGATAGCCGCGACCCAGGGCTCTCCGCAACGCCCACCTTTGATATTAATGACGATATCAGTGCGCCGTTTATTAATACCACCAGGCCCGCCATGGCCGTGCTTCGTGAGCAGGGCGTCAATGGCCAGGTGGAAATGGCCTGGGCCTTTGATAAAGCTGGGTTTGACGCCGTGGATGTGCATATGAGCGACATCCTGGAGGGGCGCGTTTCGCTGGAAGCGTTTAAAGGCCTGGTGGCCTGTGGCGGCTTCTCCTATGGCGACGTGCTGGGTGCTGGCGGTGGCTGGGCCAAGTCGGTGCTGTTTAACGAGCGTGCACGGGCGCAATTTGCGGCCTTCTTCGCCCGTGAGGACAGCTTCTCGCTGGGAGTATGTAACGGCTGCCAGATGCTGTCGCAGTTGAAATCGCTGATTCCCGGCGCTGAAAACTGGCCGACCTTTGTGCGCAATGAATCCGAGCAGTTTGAGGCGCGGGTTTCGATGGTGCGGGTTGAAAAGAGTCCCTCGATTCTGCTCGCCGGTATGGAAGGCTCTCAGTTGCCCATCGCCGTGGCTCATGGCGAAGGGCAGGCGGCGTTCCGCGATAGCGCTCATCTGCGCAGCATGCAGTCGAGCAACCAAATTGCTCTGCGCTATATCGATAACTACGGCCAGGCGACCACGCGCTACCCGGCAAACCCGAACGGCTCACCGGCAGGCATAACCGGTCTGACCACGCCGGATGGCCGGGTGACCATTATGATGCCCCACCCCGAGCGCGTTGCTCGGGCGGTCACCAATTCCTGGCGCCCGGCAGAGTGGACTGAAGATGGCGCCTGGCTGCGGCTATTCCGCAACGCTCGGGTTTGGCTCAGCTAA
- a CDS encoding DUF2442 domain-containing protein, producing the protein MTTSPKRVTFDEDNFWVELSDGRTVGVPLAWYPRLLKASPQQLACYELSARGIHWDALDEDVSIDGFLAGQGDLTRHRQAVA; encoded by the coding sequence ATGACTACTTCTCCTAAGCGAGTTACGTTTGATGAGGATAATTTCTGGGTTGAGTTAAGCGATGGTCGCACGGTAGGCGTACCGCTAGCTTGGTACCCGCGTCTTCTTAAAGCGTCACCCCAACAATTGGCGTGCTATGAATTGAGTGCCCGTGGAATTCATTGGGATGCATTGGATGAAGATGTGTCTATTGATGGGTTTCTGGCCGGGCAGGGCGATTTGACACGGCATCGTCAGGCTGTCGCCTGA
- a CDS encoding transposase codes for MTTNHFSPECPECGSRLKRLPATRRGKAHVFCMDCGHDFGRFEYLVERYRLELETLEAKLGLPPEGADKIPASAPQRHS; via the coding sequence ATGACAACCAACCATTTCAGCCCTGAATGCCCAGAGTGCGGTAGCCGCTTAAAACGCTTGCCCGCCACGCGGCGTGGTAAAGCCCATGTGTTCTGCATGGATTGCGGGCATGATTTTGGGCGCTTCGAATACCTCGTCGAGCGCTACCGGTTAGAACTTGAAACGCTGGAGGCCAAACTAGGATTGCCGCCCGAAGGAGCTGATAAAATACCGGCTAGCGCTCCCCAGCGGCACTCTTAA
- the tadA gene encoding tRNA adenosine(34) deaminase TadA has product MRSDEFYMHRALDQAHLAAAAGEVPVGAVVVDAQGEIIGVGCNAPVASCDPSGHAEVRALRAAGQHQGNYRLEGCTLFVTLEPCMMCAGAMIHARLARLVYGAAEPRTGMVESKANLLAQPWFNHQVAVTGGVLAAPSQKLLKRFFTARRDQLNQK; this is encoded by the coding sequence ATGCGCAGCGATGAATTTTACATGCACCGGGCGCTTGACCAAGCCCATCTGGCTGCTGCGGCGGGCGAGGTGCCCGTGGGGGCGGTGGTCGTCGATGCGCAGGGGGAGATCATTGGCGTCGGCTGCAATGCGCCGGTGGCCAGCTGCGACCCTAGCGGTCACGCGGAAGTTCGTGCCCTGCGCGCAGCGGGCCAGCACCAGGGTAATTATCGCCTTGAAGGGTGCACCCTGTTTGTCACCTTAGAGCCGTGCATGATGTGCGCAGGGGCGATGATCCATGCACGCCTGGCGCGGCTGGTGTATGGCGCCGCCGAACCCCGAACTGGCATGGTCGAATCCAAAGCTAACCTGTTGGCGCAGCCGTGGTTCAATCATCAGGTAGCGGTGACGGGCGGTGTATTAGCGGCACCCTCGCAAAAATTGCTGAAGCGTTTTTTCACCGCGCGACGTGATCAACTGAACCAGAAATAA
- the rpmE gene encoding 50S ribosomal protein L31, which produces MRQGIHPNYNTVTANCSCGATFQVGTTSGQDFSLDVCSNCHPFYTGKQKQATTGGRVERFNKRFGAAVKRG; this is translated from the coding sequence ATGAGACAAGGTATTCACCCGAATTACAACACGGTCACCGCCAACTGTTCTTGCGGCGCTACTTTCCAGGTAGGTACGACCTCTGGTCAGGACTTCTCTTTGGATGTGTGCTCCAACTGCCACCCGTTCTACACAGGTAAGCAGAAGCAAGCGACCACTGGTGGCCGCGTAGAGCGCTTCAACAAGCGTTTCGGCGCTGCTGTTAAGCGCGGCTAA
- the mltF gene encoding membrane-bound lytic murein transglycosylase MltF has translation MLTLICRHFVARASAYYALIAITLLTLVPTLSLIPPGEHLTQITAKDFITVHTRNTPTTYYEGRQGPTGFEYELMHRFADYLGVSLNLNARHHPESVLPAVRESGDLGAAALPLLPNPSGIYYTRPIIQMQPLVVYRRGLNGISEPGDLVGLELGTLSEAGTSEALRDLQNRYPTLSWKESHELEVAELLARVENGTLDAAVIFEHQFRLNRLFFPNVERGFILGDPLSMAWAVPSGRGLGLLEAANRFLQDLQESGTLDRLVSRYFGHDDYLEYVGTRTFLDHLDARLPRYRDLFQQSARETGFDWKLLAAVGYQESHWDPDAVSPTGVRGLMMLTNDTAGEMGISDRTDPAQSIDGGARYLRSIKDRLPESITGDDRLFMAMAAYNVGLGHLYDARKIAEMRAGNPDSWVDVRAALPLLQQRAWHSQTRHGYARGGEPVIYVRNIRRYYEMIEYVERSRQQFFQLEQTPVNDDPLLLFELVPPLN, from the coding sequence ATGCTGACGTTGATTTGCCGACACTTTGTAGCCCGAGCCAGCGCTTATTATGCGCTGATAGCTATTACGCTTTTGACGCTGGTGCCGACGCTCTCCCTGATTCCTCCCGGCGAGCACCTGACGCAGATCACTGCAAAAGATTTTATTACCGTCCACACCCGTAACACACCCACTACTTATTACGAGGGTCGCCAAGGCCCTACCGGCTTTGAGTATGAGCTGATGCACCGTTTTGCCGATTACCTTGGGGTGAGTCTTAACCTTAACGCCCGCCACCACCCTGAAAGTGTGCTGCCGGCGGTACGTGAGAGCGGCGACCTGGGCGCGGCAGCACTACCGCTGCTACCTAACCCTTCCGGCATTTACTACACCCGACCGATTATTCAAATGCAGCCACTGGTCGTCTACCGGCGCGGCCTTAATGGCATCAGTGAGCCGGGCGACCTGGTCGGCCTGGAGCTTGGTACGCTTAGCGAAGCGGGTACCAGCGAAGCGCTGCGCGACCTCCAGAACCGCTACCCCACCCTGAGCTGGAAAGAGTCTCACGAACTGGAAGTCGCCGAACTACTGGCCCGGGTTGAGAATGGCACCTTGGACGCAGCGGTTATTTTTGAGCATCAATTCCGTTTAAACCGGCTGTTTTTTCCTAACGTTGAACGCGGCTTTATCCTCGGCGACCCGCTCTCCATGGCGTGGGCGGTGCCCAGTGGTCGCGGCTTAGGGTTACTTGAGGCCGCTAATCGCTTCCTCCAAGACCTGCAGGAGAGCGGCACGCTGGATCGGCTGGTAAGTCGCTATTTTGGCCATGACGACTACTTAGAGTATGTCGGCACCCGCACCTTTCTTGATCACCTGGACGCGCGCTTGCCCCGTTACAGAGACCTCTTTCAGCAGTCTGCTCGGGAAACGGGGTTTGATTGGAAGTTACTCGCGGCCGTGGGCTACCAGGAGTCTCACTGGGATCCTGACGCCGTCTCGCCGACCGGTGTACGCGGTTTAATGATGCTGACCAATGACACTGCCGGTGAAATGGGCATCAGCGACCGTACCGATCCGGCCCAGAGCATTGATGGCGGTGCCCGCTATTTACGCAGCATCAAGGATCGCTTACCGGAAAGCATCACCGGCGATGACCGGCTGTTTATGGCCATGGCTGCTTACAATGTAGGCCTGGGGCATTTATACGACGCTCGCAAGATCGCCGAAATGCGCGCTGGCAACCCCGACAGTTGGGTGGATGTACGCGCCGCGCTCCCGCTCTTGCAACAGCGTGCATGGCATAGCCAAACGCGTCACGGCTACGCCCGGGGCGGGGAGCCGGTAATATACGTACGCAACATCCGGCGCTACTACGAAATGATTGAGTATGTTGAGCGTAGCCGTCAGCAGTTTTTCCAATTAGAACAAACACCTGTCAACGATGATCCACTGCTATTGTTCGAGCTTGTGCCGCCGCTTAATTAA
- a CDS encoding acyl-CoA thioesterase, translating into MTDALNKLVALLELETLEETLYRGQSQDLGFPQLYGGQVLGQALAAAARTVPNERRPHSQHGYFLRPGDPHRPVVYQVDTIRDGGSFTTRRVTAIQKGRPIFFCSASFQSEEASFSHQRAMPNVPAPEALIKNGEAKHERFPGHPIEFVHLPGNPDSGTPAGQCLWFRLSGTLPDDPALHRHLLSYASDFNLLTTSLLPHGIEYRDPKLRIASLDHALWLHQDTRLDDWLLYVIDSPWAGGARGLARGHIYSRDGRLVASTAQEGLTRYAKD; encoded by the coding sequence ATGACAGACGCGCTGAATAAACTGGTAGCGTTACTAGAGCTAGAGACACTGGAAGAGACGCTATATCGTGGCCAGAGTCAGGATCTAGGCTTTCCTCAACTCTATGGTGGTCAGGTGCTCGGTCAGGCGCTGGCAGCCGCCGCACGCACCGTGCCCAATGAGCGCCGCCCCCACTCTCAACACGGCTATTTTCTGCGTCCCGGCGATCCCCACCGTCCCGTTGTCTATCAAGTGGATACTATTCGCGATGGTGGCAGCTTCACCACCCGCCGCGTCACTGCCATTCAAAAAGGCCGACCCATTTTCTTCTGCAGCGCCTCCTTTCAAAGCGAAGAGGCGAGCTTTAGCCATCAGCGCGCCATGCCCAATGTGCCAGCACCCGAAGCGCTAATTAAAAACGGCGAGGCCAAGCACGAGCGCTTCCCAGGCCACCCAATTGAGTTTGTGCATCTCCCTGGCAACCCCGACAGCGGCACGCCAGCAGGCCAATGCCTATGGTTTCGTCTTTCCGGCACGCTGCCGGACGACCCGGCGCTGCACCGCCACCTGCTCTCTTACGCCTCAGACTTCAATCTGCTAACCACCAGCCTGCTTCCCCATGGCATTGAGTACCGCGACCCCAAGCTACGCATCGCCAGCCTTGACCATGCCCTGTGGCTCCACCAGGACACCCGTTTGGACGACTGGCTGCTATACGTTATCGACTCACCCTGGGCAGGCGGAGCCCGAGGGTTGGCACGGGGGCATATTTACAGCCGCGACGGCCGCCTAGTGGCCTCTACCGCTCAGGAGGGACTAACGCGCTATGCAAAAGACTAA
- a CDS encoding DEAD/DEAH box helicase — translation MLFNLSTPSSSLVTLPTPQLRPYQQEAVKRVVVHFRASSDPALVVLPTGSGKSLVIAELARLARGRVLVLAHVRELVEQNHAKYQAYGLEADIFSAGLKRKEASRQVVFGSVQSVVRNLASFNDANFTLLVIDESHRISLNEDASYRQVIEHLRQHNPQLKILGLTATPYRLGQGFIYYRHHHGMVRGSEESFFRDCVFEQPLRLMVKQGYLAEPKRLDMAIEGYDFSALRPSSSGLFQEQELNRVVAGSRATPGIIGQIVERALERQGVMIFAATVAHAEEIMAYLPREEAALITGATPSQERTALIDAFKARQLKYLVNVAVLTTGFDAPHVDLIAILRPTESVSLYQQMVGRGLRLSPGKSDCLILDYAGNPWDIFAPEVGEPKPDSDSEPVQVECPACGHANLYWGKRDGDLVIEHFGRRCQGLIEDDEGKRRQCDFRFRFKVCDECGAENDIAARRCHGCEKLLVDADDKLKDALKLKDAKVLRVSGMQLEATTNGRGLPRLKVTYYDEDGTHLAEWFALETPAQRRAFYAAFLRYHLRAPGGKWQPLSAEEVVAEQRRLRHPDFVVGRKVGRHFQIRDKLFDYAGRYRKAVEAG, via the coding sequence GTGCTATTTAATTTGTCGACACCTAGCTCCTCACTAGTCACCTTACCAACGCCCCAGCTTCGCCCTTATCAGCAGGAAGCGGTCAAGCGTGTGGTGGTGCACTTCCGTGCCTCCAGCGATCCTGCTTTGGTAGTGCTGCCTACCGGTAGCGGGAAATCGCTGGTCATTGCTGAGCTAGCGCGTTTGGCGAGGGGGCGGGTACTGGTGCTGGCTCATGTGCGCGAGCTTGTGGAGCAGAACCACGCCAAATACCAAGCCTATGGGCTTGAAGCGGATATTTTTAGCGCCGGTTTAAAGCGTAAGGAGGCCAGTCGCCAAGTAGTGTTTGGCTCGGTGCAGTCGGTGGTGCGTAACCTGGCGAGTTTTAATGATGCCAATTTTACCCTACTGGTGATCGACGAAAGCCATCGCATATCGCTTAATGAAGACGCCAGCTACCGCCAAGTGATCGAGCATTTGCGACAGCACAATCCGCAATTGAAGATACTTGGCTTAACCGCGACCCCTTATCGCTTGGGGCAAGGGTTTATCTACTATCGCCACCATCACGGCATGGTGCGAGGCAGTGAAGAGAGCTTTTTCCGCGACTGTGTGTTTGAACAGCCACTCCGCCTGATGGTTAAGCAGGGCTATCTCGCTGAACCCAAGCGTTTGGATATGGCCATTGAAGGCTACGATTTCTCTGCACTGAGACCATCATCCAGCGGTCTGTTTCAGGAGCAGGAGCTGAATCGCGTGGTGGCGGGCAGCCGGGCGACGCCGGGGATTATCGGGCAAATCGTCGAGCGTGCGCTTGAGCGCCAGGGCGTGATGATTTTTGCCGCTACTGTGGCCCACGCCGAGGAGATCATGGCTTATCTACCAAGGGAAGAGGCGGCGTTAATTACCGGGGCAACGCCTTCCCAGGAGCGTACTGCGCTGATCGATGCCTTTAAGGCGCGGCAACTGAAATATCTGGTCAACGTGGCGGTGCTGACCACCGGTTTCGATGCGCCCCACGTGGATTTGATCGCTATTTTGAGGCCCACCGAATCGGTGAGCCTCTATCAACAGATGGTGGGCAGAGGGCTGCGCCTATCACCGGGGAAAAGCGACTGTCTGATTCTGGACTATGCCGGTAACCCTTGGGATATTTTTGCCCCAGAAGTTGGCGAGCCCAAGCCGGATAGCGACAGCGAACCGGTTCAGGTAGAGTGTCCGGCTTGCGGTCATGCCAATCTTTACTGGGGTAAGCGCGACGGTGATTTAGTGATTGAGCACTTTGGCCGTCGCTGCCAGGGGCTAATTGAAGATGATGAAGGAAAGCGGCGCCAATGCGACTTCAGGTTCCGTTTCAAAGTCTGCGATGAGTGCGGTGCCGAGAATGATATTGCTGCCCGCCGCTGCCACGGTTGTGAAAAACTACTGGTGGACGCGGATGATAAGCTCAAGGACGCCTTAAAGCTGAAAGACGCCAAGGTACTGCGGGTCAGCGGTATGCAGTTGGAAGCAACGACTAATGGTCGCGGCCTGCCGCGCTTGAAAGTCACCTACTACGACGAAGACGGCACTCACCTGGCCGAGTGGTTTGCGCTGGAAACTCCCGCTCAGCGGCGCGCCTTCTATGCCGCCTTTCTGCGCTACCATCTGCGCGCACCGGGAGGTAAATGGCAGCCGCTAAGCGCCGAGGAGGTCGTCGCCGAACAGCGCCGCCTACGCCACCCGGATTTTGTCGTGGGTCGCAAAGTAGGGCGCCATTTCCAAATCCGTGACAAGCTGTTTGACTATGCAGGCCGCTACCGCAAAGCTGTGGAGGCGGGGTAG